A part of Cotesia glomerata isolate CgM1 linkage group LG4, MPM_Cglom_v2.3, whole genome shotgun sequence genomic DNA contains:
- the LOC123263261 gene encoding calumenin-like — protein MFKLLVTCLMITAIVAGVPKPDDINSRVFDKELSDQEHFIKSHHNPAYDHEAFLGEEAKTFDQLTPEESSRRLGLIVHKIDKDSDGFVTQEELKDWIRYTQQRYIRDDVERQWQSYSTDETEDKIPWETYKKMVYGFMEEKDYDPKVHDGDDNYSYAVMLKRDRRRWTVADQDGDDALTKEEFTGFLHPEEREHMKDVVVLETLEDIDKDGDGKISLIEYIGDLYRPDDNEEEEPEWVKNERQQFATYRDKNQDGFMNNEEVKSWIIPEDFDHADAEARHLIYEADSDSDDKLTKEEILAKYDIFVGSQATDFGEALARHDEF, from the exons AGGAACTGAGTGACCAAGAACATTTCATAAAATCCCACCACAACCCAGCATATGACCACGAAGCATTTCTTGGCGAAGAAGCAAAAACTTTCGACCAATTGACTCCTGAAGAAAGCTCCCGCCGTCTTGGATTGATAGTCCACAAGATCGATAAGGACAGTGACGGATTCGTGACCCAGGAAGAGCTGAAAGACTGGATCCGTTACACCCAGCAACGCTATATCCGGGATGACGTTGAGCGTCAATGGCAGTCTTACAGCACAGATGAGACGGAAGACAAGATTCCCTGGGAAACTTACAAGAAAATGGTCTATGGTTTCATGGAGGAGAAAGACTACGACCCAAAAGTTCACGATGGCGACGACAATTACTCTTACGCGGTGATGTTGAAGCGCGACCGTCGAAGGTGGACCGTCGCAGATCAAGATGGTGACGATGCACTAACCAAAGAGGAGTTCACTGGTTTCTTGCATCCTGAGGAACGTGAGCACATGAAAGACGTTGTCGTTCTTGAGACACTTGAGGACATTGATAAAGATGGAGATGGAAAGATTTCGTTGATTGAATACATAG GTGATCTTTACAGACCCGATGACAACGAAGAAGAGGAGCCAGAATGGGTGAAAAATGAACGCCAGCAGTTCGCTACGTATCGCGATAAAAACCAAGATGGATTCATGAATAACGAAGAGGTTAAGAGTTGGATAATTCCTGAAGATTTCGACCACGCAGACGCCGAAGCCCGGCATTTGATCTACGAAGCCGATAGCGATAGCGACGACAAACTCACCAAAGAAGAAATCCTCGCCAAATACGACATCTTCGTCGGCTCTCAGGCTACCGACTTCGGCGAAGCTCTCGCGCGACatgatgaattttaa